A single Papilio machaon chromosome 12, ilPapMach1.1, whole genome shotgun sequence DNA region contains:
- the LOC106719133 gene encoding BTB/POZ domain-containing protein 6 translates to MTIVTNPARSNSEDEIDAGCEIMPCGESSGLTIDDNMRLYDDEKQSDIVFVAGINGDTWRYPGHRRVLAATSPVFAALLSAKTDVIVVDYIDRRGFDQLLRYHYCEPTQLNSVATARCSLDAAYKFLCPQLAERCARRLDEMLNASVALEILRDLRFMCARLPGAASAPPLPSLTNDTAARLLAQCSCWCDSLAHNALLVLDENADEALTDERLEELTYEDLALIVKRDTLRVSSELVLAEALSRWSTAACKRTKRELTPGNKRAALGELAYCPRYLLLAGEELERALALELLEPMERALVMARARKLSAPVPVGAEQEGLLRQWARPRPTTPAALPVHLSARSEPADVQPSKLCARRAKRPKRPSFAPEERKAPKRGCCTSFCDGLLRAFICLFD, encoded by the coding sequence ATGACGATAGTAACGAACCCTGCGCGCTCAAACTCCGAGGATGAGATCGACGCGGGCTGCGAGATCATGCCGTGCGGCGAATCCTCTGGCCTCACCATCGACGATAACATGCGCCTCTACGACGACGAGAAGCAGAGCGACATCGTCTTCGTGGCGGGTATCAACGGCGACACCTGGCGCTATCCGGGTCACAGGCGCGTGCTCGCCGCCACCAGCCCCGTCTTCGCCGCGCTGCTCTCTGCCAAGACCGACGTCATCGTCGTGGACTACATTGACCGGCGCGGCTTCGACCAGCTCCTGCGTTACCACTACTGCGAGCCCACCCAACTCAACTCCGTGGCCACGGCGCGCTGCTCCCTCGACGCTGCCTACAAGTTTCTGTGCCCGCAGCTCGCCGAGCGCTGCGCGCGCCGGCTTGACGAGATGCTGAACGCCAGCGTCGCGCTCGAGATCCTGCGTGACCTGCGCTTCATGTGTGCACGGCTGCCGGGGGCCGCATCTGCGCCGCCGTTGCCCTCGCTCACCAACGATACGGCCGCGCGCCTGCTCGCCCAATGCTCCTGCTGGTGTGACTCTCTCGCGCACAACGCCCTTCTAGTGCTCGACGAAAACGCCGACGAAGCGCTCACTGATGAGCGGCTCGAAGAGCTCACTTACGAAGACCTCGCGCTGATCGTAAAGCGCGATACCCTTCGCGTATCGAGTGAGCTGGTGTTGGCGGAGGCACTGTCGCGGTGGAGCACTGCCGCGTGCAAGCGGACCAAGCGCGAGCTAACGCCAGGCAACAAGCGCGCGGCGCTGGGCGAGCTAGCGTACTGTCCACGCTACCTACTGCTGGCGGGCGAGGAGCTGGAACGCGCGCTAGCGTTGGAGTTGCTCGAGCCGATGGAACGCGCATTGGTAATGGCGCGAGCGCGCAAGCTGTCTGCACCGGTGCCGGTGGGCGCGGAGCAGGAGGGGTTGCTGCGGCAGTGGGCGCGCCCGCGGCCCACCACGCCCGCTGCGCTGCCTGTGCACCTCAGCGCGCGCTCCGAACCTGCGGATGTGCAGCCTAGCAAGCTGTGCGCGCGTCGCGCCAAGCGTCCCAAGCGGCCGAGCTTCGCGCCAGAGGAAAGGAAGGCCCCGAAGCGCGGCTGCTGCACCTCGTTCTGCGACGGTCTGTTGAGAGCCTTCATCTGCCTTTTCGATTGA